The genomic interval CCTATGCACGGCCCAATAAGACTCGGGTAGGTCCAAGGCACGAGGAACTATTGTGTTTCTCTActaaataagtctattttttctctcatatcTCATTGGGTCATCTCTTATGTGACTAGAATAAGTTTATTTGTCATATTTCTTTGCTTGTGTCTTCTATGGctagaataaatatattttacatattttttctctttgggTTAAGCATTATATGGTTGAATTAAGTCTATTTTGGGTCcctaaactatttttcttgCATACTCACTGGATCGGGTCGGCCCATCATGCCAAGGCATCGACTCAGGCATGGCCCAACAGTCGGGCCAAGCAGGCACGGGCCCAACACTAGTCATGTCATGTCGTGCTTGGGCCAGGCCAAATGGGTTCTGCCATGGGTCGGGTTATCGGGCCTCGAACCTCGTGGCCATCTATAGACAATCCTATgtccaaattaattatactaAGAAGAGTCATATACACTCCTAGGTTGAATTTTTATAGGGCCAAGGAAGTACCCCCTCCGTTTGTTCCAAAACATAACTATTTGGATGCTACTATGTCAACTATATCCTTATCACCAACTCGCATTCACTAATCACTTTTCTCCCTAATATCAGTGAAGGATATAGTTGgtcttttacatatatattccttAATGCCTCTAGAAAAAATGCCACTTGCCATCCCACCATGTTGAACAATGGACATCAATGTGTGTTGTCCTCCGCACCATGCCATCTCCTACCTCCATGAGCCAGCGGAACCTCTCAAAGGGAGAGCATTGTCAGGAGACGACATGACCATCTTGAATTATGAGAGGTGGATATGACACGACGACCTGTGACACATCAACCTAACAACAATGGGATTGGACTGGTACACATATGGCACTAGGGATGGATGTCAAGCTAGCTTAGCTCGATTCTACTCTACTCACTATCCTACCAAGCTAAAACCTTGGCTCGGTTTGACTTGTTTGCCAACTCTTTGAGTTCGGGAGCCATGGTTGATGGGGGTGGTTAGTAAAGTGAAGGAGGAGATGGGCTAATGGAtaccaacaacaacaaacaatAGAGAAATGTGTTCACCTCATTGAAGCCAATGGTAGCATGAAGAATTTGAGGTTATTGTCTGTGCATGTAGGATTGAGGAAATACTCGTGGTCGTCATGGCATTGGTCATTGGTGGTAGCGATGTAGGATGTCGATGGGTGGTGCCACTGGGCATTAGGGGTAGACGATGCTGCACACCTGTAACCCTGGAGATGGGTGGTGGCACTTGTTTTGAGCATTACTAGCCACCATCTAGGTGAGGGATTGTGAACAACGCCACGGAGCGTTGTTGTCATCGTGCCAAGGCCAATGGGCACTAGGGAGCACCGTTGATGTAGTGTCGAGGGGCATGGGGAGCCTCGCTGCCGTCGTCACCTTATTTGGGATTTTGTCGATGAGACTTACAAGTTTCAATGGAATATTTAAGGGTTTTTCACTCTTAGAAGTGGCGTTTTGATTTGCTATCCTATATATCTATGACGTGTGGGTCTCGGGTCACTTGTCATAGACACGAATGGCATTTTATTAAACATTAGTACATCACTACTATAGCAGTGCAAAAGAATATTAAATGCCCTGGATTTGGTCATGGGACGGATTTGGTGTGACATGGAGAAGCCTTGAGAAGATAGGGCAGGAGGtagccattttttattttggtcatttgaCTTTATAGATATTGCAAAAAGTCCTTCTTGACTATATTGGGACTAGCTACCTACGGGTCATGAGCTAGGATGCCCCTGTCTTTGTTGGCCTTGGCTCATTTTGGCTCGTGAGCCATCTCAAGCTGGTTAgttatctctaagagaatcTCTAACACTTTGGTCATTTTTGGCTCTCCATTTGTCCATTTAGTCAACTAGTCAAAATATTTCTCTCCATCCCTGCTACATACTCCAACATCTTCATTTCTAAGCCTCTAAATCCTACAAACGACGGGTTGCTaacggcggcagcagcgtcTCTCGGTCTCAGACGGTAGCGGTGACCGCTTACTCTGAGGCCGACGACTCTTGCTCTAGGAGTGAGCGACAAACACCAGCAAAGGGGTAACGGTCGTGGGGGCTTTATCTGGAGAGGAAAGGATGGTGATGCACTCGTTCTAGGATGGCGGTGGCGACACCTTGCTCTGACGACGACGAATCATGTTCTGGGGATAGTGGCGGACTCGACAGTAGGCGAGGAGGCGACAAATGCAGGCAGAGGCACCACGACCAAGAGGCTCGATCTGGAGAGGGAAGAGTGGTGACGCACTCAGTCTGGGAGGATGGAGAGTGTGAGCGACTGGTAAAAGGGTTCGATCTAGAGAGATGTGTGGGGCCCACAATTGGCAAGTCTATTTTTGGTTGGCCAACTTTGGACACCACGAGGGGCGGTTTGGATGGCCAACTTTGGTCACCACAAGGGGCAGTTTGGCTAGTCGGATGGCTTGGTCATCTGGTTGGCAAGCCTGCTGAagttcaatttttaatttaaattaccATAATTTAGCTTGGAGAAGCatttctcttggagatgctctagcTTGCTCATACATGACTAACATGAGCTCAGCTTGTTAAAAGACAAAACGAGCCTAGTCAAGTCGAGTCGAGCTAGTCACAAGCCGATAAAGCTAACAAGCCGACGGAACCACACTGTCCACCGAGTCAGGGGCGAATTTACCACCGGGGCTAGGGGGCTTAGCCCTCCTACCCAGTCGGCGCCATTGAAGCCCCCCTTGGCCTCCTccccaaacaaaatttttggtattacTAAAGAGAAGGAGGGCTAGAAGTAGTCATTAGCGTTCATGGGTCTTTACTTCTCTTTCGTCCAGCCCctcctaatatttttctagatcCGCCACTACACCGAGTCCACCCCTCTCTGCACTACACTAGGATCCAGCCATAGTGTTGGAACCCGTCTCGTCCTTCTCCAGGACTGGAAGCAAGGTTCGTAACTTTCCCAAGGTCTCCAACATCCAACGAGTCTATCGATTTGCGTGCAAACTGAAGCTCAAACAGCCATCGAGGTTGGCGGAGCTCACGGGTTGTCGAGCAATGCAACCAACCTAGACTCTCTCTACGATTTAGTCTCCCTTTGATTTTTCAGCTTTATACCAAGGGAAAGCCTAGCATTGCACGATTCTACACTGGTTCCTAATCCTCTCCGTTGAATTTGGTGCTCTTTCCATCCTGTAATATAAGATGTAGCTAAGatcaaaaaatagttataaccAATTTCTCGTTTAGATTACTTAGGTGCATGGATGCATATAATGTGGTTAAATGTTTTGatggtaaaaaatttaaaataaatcaaattttgagaAAAGATACGTGTTGGTTAATGTGTGCTTGAATgcatgtcttatattatgggatagaaaaaagaaacatttacATGTTATATTATGGAATGAAAGGGGTAGTGTTTAAATTACTTCAATACTAAAGAATCTGCTTGTGCTAATTGATATTGACATTGTTGGAATTACTACTACTATCTACCATGACTTGTAATGCATCACTTCTATCATTGAATTAAACTAGTAGAGTGAGTCTAAGATGTTCGATTTGGTCTGATAACTAATATTCCCTCTGTTCCACAGTGTAAGACTTTTAGTattgactagattcatatggatactaataaatctagacatatatataagttatatacctttatcaattgatgaatttagataagactagaaaattttataatatgaaacagaggtatcTACTTTCTTACCCTCAATTTGCTTGTATGTTTGTTTAATGTATAGAGAGAACTTTACTCTGCAAAAAAGGCAGGAGCTCTGCCTATTCAcaccttatcttttcgcttttgtttatacttagaagttaaaatttaaaattttcactggagttgattttggttttttcatcccagattattttgtaaaagttttatcgtaaatcatttttcgtttgcaaatatgttatttgccttttttttcttcaaaataagaaaaaaaatgtctgggttatatgtttaatattattccacgtttttttaatttatgctaGTGTGCAGATAACTCATTCacccatatatacatattttcagCGAAAATtgacctatatatatttttacaatgtACTGTACACTTGCAGAATACAGCGTTCGGGAGTTACGGGAAAAGGAGCAGATATAATATGCAAACAAATTACATACTAATATTTATTACAAAAGAAATGGAGAGAAATAAAACTAGTAACCTCAGCTATGTTCCTCTACAATTTAACCtttgagaatatatatacatccttGCTGGTGCCAATTGGCGCCAACTAGTCTGGTAAAATGCCCTAAAAACTACTACTTTCTGGCGGTTCTCATGTTTCCTCCTTCCTAACCAATTATTTCATCTCTTTCTTCCTCAGGTCCACGAACTAGCAAAACAGTTCAATAATCCAATGAAGAGAGTACtcatttaatctatttatcCAGTTTTAGATTATCGCAGAGATGGCCAAGTTCAGGCCTGGCGTCCATCCACGATGCAAATGTTGGTTCACGCAAAGATGAACAGTACAGGTAGGATCGGAAGGTGATCAGGAAGAAGTACCGCCTGAAGATAAACAGTTGAATCAGATATAAATTCAACACAGGGTGTTCTACAGAGACATTAAAGAAAATGAGATATAAATTACGCGCAAGGTATTCTTCAGAGAGACATCACAGAAAATGTTCATTTGGAAATGTATAGGCATACATTGATCATCTAAAAGCATGGACAAGGTGTCTAGGAACTAGGATACAGTTTACATAGACACAATGTTTGTATTCCTTAAGCTCAGAAAAACTAAATCTCTACTGTAACTTTCTGTACCATGCAACTAATTGTGTGTAATGTCATTATTTTTAACCATGCAACTAATTGTGTGTAATGTCATTATTTTTAACCATGCAACTGTTTAGTATTTAACCAAACTGAGCAGCCTCCTAAATGGATGCGCTAAAATCATTACTGTATCCAATGTGaattactcttttttattttattttgagaaccTATTGTCTATTTATTGATATGCAGTCCACACACGGACAGTGCAAGTTTTGAAGGAACAAATTAAGAATAGAGGTGGTTTTTAAGAAGCCAAGCGACCAAAgctgatattttttcttgaacaTTTGAATAGGACCACATCTAAAACTGCTTATGAATAAAGTATCGATATCAATTTTTCTATGTGATTCTTCATATAACTGTTATCCTATATAtttacaatgaaaaatatcGAGCCAACACAATTAAGCACTTGCAGTATGCATAAAAGATTTTCATGAAATGGTATACTGAACTCGGTGCTCCCAATAAATTGCCGAAAGCAGGGCAAATTCTATTCACAAATTTGCATGGCTGATCACTCGATATAAAGGACAAGGGGTGTGCACATTTAAATTACCATAGTTTGTAATATTTCTAAGTATAAGGAGATAGTAGGGTGCTCACAAAAAGCTTATACCTCAAAGCTTTAGTGCCCATATCCATAAGATATGACCATGCCTCATCATCATCCGGTGAACAATCTTGCAACGCCTTTCTGTAATGAATAATATCCTCCCGCAAATGTCCAGCACCAACACACCTTCATGAAGAAATTGATTCTCAGAATAGATGCATAACAATAATCAGACCGATAACATTATAAGTAAACTATTTCAGTTACCAGTTAGTTCATAACTGTGATTCATTGATTAATTCACATAAATGCCTGAATGAAGTTCAAAACAGCACAATACCTATCAATAACGGTGTCAACCTCTTCTTTGCATTTTGGGCCATGTACCAGTACCCTTGTAAGGTTTAGTATGTCACGGTAATCACCCTGCCTGAAGGCTATTTCAGCAGATGTTTTgatagacaaattttttgtaagAGAAGTTGACACGAAGTGTGTTTCTGCTGTTTGTTCCATAACAAACTTTTCATCTGCTCCTAGTCCCAGGCATGTAATGGCCATTGCATAAGCAACACCACCATATCCTGTGTGTGAAATAAACAGGTAGTACCTTGCATTCCTATAGAGAAGCAAGTCTTTCTTATAGGCTGCAAGTGAGAAACACAATttatcaagataaataaagttgTGGATTAGGGCACATACTCATCAACTGACGATTTTATCGCATCTACATCAGCAGCTAATGCTTCTCTTTCCCTGGTGAGAGGTATTCTTTTGTAGTCGATACAGTACCCCTGATCTTTCAACAAACTATATACTTCAGCTGGTGTCATCACATCCTCTGAACCTATATGTTCCCAAAAACCTACAATACTTGATTGACATGTTGACGAGTTAAATTCTTCTTGGTGCAGAAGTAGCCGACCACCTTGTTGTTTAACTTCGTAGAGTATATCCTCCTTTAGTCTTGTCTCTATGCTTTCAACCTGCATAGACGATCATTTAAGGATTGCCATGAAAACAGTAGTTCGGTTATTGGAGCAAACCTCACCATTGGGCCACTTATGCCAACATGCTTAAGGGTGTCAACAGGTTGATCTAGCTCTCTCAAAACAAAAGGTGTTCCCTTGATGTAAACCACCACTTCCTCCCTAACATCTGTGACAACCACCTTTTGAGCAGTGTTTGTTCCAGTATCTTTTGAGCTCAAATATGACAAAACTTCTTTTGCTCCATCAACAGTTGGTGTTGCCATGCTATACACAGGGTATCCATTCACCTGAAAGGCGTGGtacaaattatatgtatttgaCCAACTATCCTTCATTATAATCAAGGTGAACTTTCATTAAGTACATCCACTAATTTGGTTGCCAGAAGAAATGCAACCActgttttttcttaattagtaTAAGCAGAACACAGACAGAAGTGAGAAAATGTACAAGTTTTCACACACAATGCACATAAATGAGATGAATGTTTAATCATAATTTCATGATGCGGCTCTGACATCTATCAGCCTGAAATGAAAACATTACCAATCTTTTGGCTAACATCATCCATCTGGATCGAGATGATGTACTAGCCACCTGTTCCTAAATATTTCTTTGCAACTGGATCATgaacataaatatttcaatGGGATTTGGTTGGAATTGGTAgcatatattatttgaagtgATTTTTTCCATCACAAGAACCATTGCAATGAGTCAATATAATTATAGCAGTTGAACTTCTACTGTTGGCTTGTGCTAATCTTTTTGAGGTCTAGTCCGAGTACGCCTTGGCCAGCTCCCTTTTTTGGGAAATATGAACTCCATAGCAGTCAGAAGGAGTAATTTTAGTTGAGACAATACTACTAGAAggaatattataattataacaCCATAATATGAGATTTTAcatgttttataaaatattatgggaATCGGCAGAAAGACTGAGATAAGAAAGATAACATGGAACTGTTTGACACGAAAAAATAATGGGTTGATTGGTGTAATGTTGCTAACCAGGATACAGCTTCAAATTCTAGTGGGACCATTCGCGTAGGCACTGGTTAGGATACTGCAAACATCTTAAAGAagaccaaacaaacaaataactACTGCAAAAACATGTTTCTACTTAAGCTGATGCTCCATCACAACATACTAAAAATATCTTTGACAATTCAAACAATTCAATGTGAGACATGACACCAAAGGTTCAAATTTTCATCCTGTTTATTATTAGCCAAACTAATATTAGAAGCTTACAGCGTGAACCATAAAGTGAGGCCCCAAACAAATGGTGGCTGAATGGTGTTTTTGCTGAATAACTGCACCATAGAGTGAAGTAGACAGAAATATTTGTTAACTAGAAATAACATTCCAAAAGATTACCAATGATGGATCAGAAAGTTTGAATGGCAAAGTTAATTGGCAGAACTGATCTATTGATAACAATTGCACAAACATTGAATAGGTAACTActaaatgaaattatttgctacaaaataaaaataccttGAAAACATGTGGTGCGCCAGATATATTAATGCTGCTTGACCTTTTCTGTCCAGGAAAGAAGTACATTTTTAGTATTGATCCCTTCCCCAGAACAGAACCATTACGAGCTTTGACAATGGCTTCCATCATTACATCGCCTTGTGAAGACTGTTGAGATGCTTTGGATTCATCCTACAATGTAAATAATTCTTAATGATGTTATTTCCTAAAAGGTGcaaaatgatgtttttggcTAGAAGAGATTAGGATATGTACATGAACAGTGAAAAAACGCCCAGGTCGTAGCCTTATGCTCCATTTCATGCTTTGGATCTCTGGCCTCTGGTGTATCCATGCTTTAAATGACATCTTTGCTTCTCCTTGCCCACAGAAACCATTGAATGCTTCACTCCAAAGATAGGCTGAGAAGGCAACTAATTTCAAGTACCTCTCCAAATATTCAGCACCACGATTTAATGCAACCCTCTTAACTCTTTGCTCCACATGCTGTTGGTTAATTACTTTTGTATACTGCAAAACAGCTTGGCGGATATTCTGTAAAGCTGAGCATTTGTCAATAACATTATCCAGGATTTGCCTACATTCAGTTCCGTTGTCAAATAATCTTGTAATCTTTCGCAAAACAAGGATGTCGTCAATTCCAAATCTAGAATGCTGTTCTGTCACCGTATGAGGTCTCGGTGGACTTGAATTAAGGTGACCATTGTGATCTGTTGTTTCTTCTCCACTTGAGTAACCCAATTCATTTGAATCCTCATGGTTATATTCACAAGTGGGCAATCTAATAGGTCTGCCATGATCAATACGCAATCTCAGCAAACAAGCAATCACAGTGCCTGTAGTTGTTCTTCCCCTGCCCATCTATgaaaatcaaaaagtcaaattCAAACATTGTAGCCTTTCATATAGTTCAAAGGTTAAGGCTTAGTCTAACATGGAATTCTGGATAATAAAACAACAGTGTACTACCTGACAATTAAACACAAATGCAGTATCCTTGCAAGCAGCTGCCACATTTAAGGCTATCGTGTCAAAATCCGAACTTTTGGGGGCTTTACCATCAGTGATTGGCACTCGTGCATACTTGATTGGAAGACCTTCAGACTCCAAAAGTTTGTACACCTCCAGTGGAGTCAGAACAGCTTCATTATTTACATTTTCCCAGGCATCAAATATCTCACCATTGTCAGTTTCATGAATAACCATTATGGCCCCACTATAGCGTTCTGCTTCCCGTAAAATATCCTCCTTCAACCGAGCTTCCATGCGTTCCACCCTATCACGATCAATTCCCTGGTGTTGGCGCATTTTCAATCATTTAGACCAATAGAACAGTTTTGAGAATAAGCTCAACAGAGCACATAGTTTCAAGCATTAGTTTGTTAAGCATAGTGAAACAGAATAACATGAAAGTATATGAATTCTGACAACTGAGCAAATAACTAGAGCTTTCATATAACCGGAATGGGAACTAGTCCTTTGGATAGTTACTTCAGATTAGTAATTGTCTGAAGTGATTACAAGAAGTGTTTGAGAATAAGCTCAGCTATGGACATAAATAgtcaaaataacttataagaaTTCATTAATTGGTGCATGTGATACATCATGAAGGAAGAAAATTATAACCCTATGTTAGATCAGAATGCGCAAATTTAACATAGGGTTTGTTGATGCAAAATTcgttaacttcaaattttaaaaacattagtTAGAGCAAGCAAATTGAGCATCCATTATGCTACATTTCTCTCAAAGCAACTGGACATGATGCATACCGTGTACTCCAGCATATTCTTGTATGGTCTTTCCACTTCACGTAGCACAAATGGCTTcccatttatataaataacagGTTCTTCTCTCATATTATGCCACAGGATTGGTCGGCCTCCCTTGCTTGTACTAACACGCTGAATAACAGCTCGAATGCCATCAACAGTGGGGTTTGCAACACCATAGACCGGAAATTCAGGAATTTCCCTAAAATTAGGTGCACCCTCCACTCTTTCTGGTAAATGAAGGTTCTGACAACCTGGGCAGTGGTCACTTTTTAGCACAGTTTGACGTCCAAGAACTTCTCCATTCCTCATGGCAGCAACAATATCCATCTCATGAGGGCGTCCATCAGCAGATTCCACAATTTTTGCAAGAGGAGGTTTTGAACTTGAATAACCAAGAGCGCCCATTGGATCTCTCCTCAACAACCTGAATTTATAAATGTAGCAAAATGAGTTTACTGGTTATGTCAAAGAACATGCAACcaaacatagaaatttcagAAGTTATATGGTATTCTTGCATATGCCTCATTATGCACACTTTCCAATATTTTAAAGCATGCAAAGCATGGTGGCAATTGAGCAATATAGCAGGCTCAAAACAAACACAAGGTCGCGATGTCTGCTATTCCTTTGACACTGCAAGAACCATCTGATTTATAACATGAAATTTGCATCAGGACTCCTGAAATACCTTTGTACTCAAGTGCTTCTACACACTATAATGGCTAAAGCAGGCTTCCGTGAAGCAGAAACCACATGAAAACAAGACATAGAAGCCGCAAGATGGGGCCAAGCCACCTTGTCCTATATGAAAACTATAATGTTTAAACTTAAGTAAGATTTCAGTTTACAGTTAAAAGTGATTATACTAAACCGAAAATGGCAGGTTCCATGTAACACTAAATTATGTGGCATGTGTTGGTTCCTTATGTTTACGCTCttcaaaaaattctgaaaGAATTCCAAGACATGCTACATGCTAGATGCTTGGAGCATACGTGCAGATATGATCAGAGTTTTTCACGATGTTTCCAAACACAAGTTCTAAACTAAGATCTTTTCCGG from Oryza brachyantha chromosome 3, ObraRS2, whole genome shotgun sequence carries:
- the LOC102704692 gene encoding paladin, with the protein product MEGVEVEQVAPEQVISTRGGSVLGKKTILKSDHFPGCQNKRLSPQIDGAPNYRQAGSLRVHGVAMPTMKGIVNVLNHIGAQKKGKQTQVLWHSLREEPVIYINGRPFVLRDVERPFSNLEYTGINRERVEQMEFRLKEDILQEASRYGNKILVTDELPNGQMVDQWESVISDTVKTPLEVYEELQCQGYLVDYERVPITDEKAPKEGDFDNLVHRISQVGIETEIIFNCQMGRGRTTTGMVIATLIYLNRIGASGIPRTSSIGKVFHSGNDVDDYMPSSEEAILRGEYSVIRSLVRVLEGGVEGKRQVDKVIDKCDTMQNLREAIATYRNSILRQADEMKREASLSFFVEYLERYYFLICFAVYVHSVCSAQQSNFSEEVSFSDWMRARPELYSILRRLLRRDPMGALGYSSSKPPLAKIVESADGRPHEMDIVAAMRNGEVLGRQTVLKSDHCPGCQNLHLPERVEGAPNFREIPEFPVYGVANPTVDGIRAVIQRVSTSKGGRPILWHNMREEPVIYINGKPFVLREVERPYKNMLEYTGIDRDRVERMEARLKEDILREAERYSGAIMVIHETDNGEIFDAWENVNNEAVLTPLEVYKLLESEGLPIKYARVPITDGKAPKSSDFDTIALNVAAACKDTAFVFNCQMGRGRTTTGTVIACLLRLRIDHGRPIRLPTCEYNHEDSNELGYSSGEETTDHNGHLNSSPPRPHTVTEQHSRFGIDDILVLRKITRLFDNGTECRQILDNVIDKCSALQNIRQAVLQYTKVINQQHVEQRVKRVALNRGAEYLERYLKLVAFSAYLWSEAFNGFCGQGEAKMSFKAWIHQRPEIQSMKWSIRLRPGRFFTVHDESKASQQSSQGDVMMEAIVKARNGSVLGKGSILKMYFFPGQKRSSSINISGAPHVFKVNGYPVYSMATPTVDGAKEVLSYLSSKDTGTNTAQKVVVTDVREEVVVYIKGTPFVLRELDQPVDTLKHVGISGPMVESIETRLKEDILYEVKQQGGRLLLHQEEFNSSTCQSSIVGFWEHIGSEDVMTPAEVYSLLKDQGYCIDYKRIPLTREREALAADVDAIKSSVDENARYYLFISHTGYGGVAYAMAITCLGLGADEKFVMEQTAETHFVSTSLTKNLSIKTSAEIAFRQGDYRDILNLTRVLVHGPKCKEEVDTVIDRCVGAGHLREDIIHYRKALQDCSPDDDEAWSYLMDMGTKALRRYFFLITFRSYLYCSSLREPTFASWMDARPELGHLCDNLKLDK